The following coding sequences lie in one Micropterus dolomieu isolate WLL.071019.BEF.003 ecotype Adirondacks linkage group LG15, ASM2129224v1, whole genome shotgun sequence genomic window:
- the wu:fc17b08 gene encoding mucin-17 isoform X2, translating to MKCFESILEGLFSPELVEDLKLFKDFEPTAVSDWSFDENCLFCCLRRDKVKEHLIGLGIEGLEDTHRPLQVKDQTAISRLEKQAEEFLNAVLCRKDVPNFSDPHIPVVAREILQRMIRQFAAEYTSKTSSPQESCSSSQPPPDQSLSTPPLLSGAPPSTSPAATLAGPAHNPVLSKLLMADQDAPLDLTIKKPLAVPSDQDGVLDLSIKKNRSSSSSSSLPVRSPCLSPATSTVKGESPHLGIAKAKDLQSTSTLEQFMAKLCPHHQRQIVDAIGFLQTEVKALASSNTQQDSTSTSGIQGTACSTAKSSAVTPEKSCPELRFPNESTPKSEVQDMSHFIPSSCAMKKVPEKISVTVSPALDLRSPGSGTNQALVNPTASPADAENRHGDHAPLKMKIMTSNVAAGKKLSCVLNANISLHPETVEEREGNSNSSNRTEAHSARLSSVKRQNQASHTHQARQRDTLGHAKDTPAKVFSVHMTIPSDSPRTARKTIKASSDHRIRDSACRGMVDPDLGHCDIVFIDKPITECFKEQQRSMIPRRNARKSTRGHMYSDEIWELKTVRTLAGRGNCPNPMPELITLVTPKQMLSKPEGVPLVDMPFVGACRETMNQQMSTEESDENVVPGTGDVVEEAASEVDVIVETSQTDQCQSKGQSVLPSPIRYPTENKETDMNTDVEQDTADTGTPAGSEESVAQAPFEAEKDKAPEDICESAEQIVAETAEEPLENITVEGGEPQLSSDKLLNSEPVLQQNSSPSPVNQVDESREENIREEIHDEQPQELQTQMHNGNFEVSENSNTTGSAGEKEREPEIKTSEAVDPIMPLETEDDDDDYDLSSKTLDALLKELPPWRRKRGTVISLPKRLRQTQSQVVGYVNGRPVSASDRSLRRRSSNSTTSPNNTPVKSSQNVSNKTSLDSAVDTTFEKNYLENLLPETHMPVKSNETTPVIQQMKEPSSATVETIPVIQQVKEPSSPSRPTSKFPARTKQIQKQKRVQRDQGGLPVVSDQPVDDLQNTEPKRQLRSAGQRPAGTPASPPRSNAVTYISSPKPTAIHVLPSTEHLPSLPLPSPSPVTSSPLIMSSPHSSSAQPQQNTVPETTVELNIGNTQPVKTTSEETQKGDSRLQAKQKLRSAKALVDDSKNEKQQLSGEESSPLENQSPVKTEMQTQVIPLRSKRGLRKEEEASDVALPQKPNVASSVDRSASRDDSSSSISDKPTRMPLRSESSKPEMCHQSVTQSTPVDSKKLALRSQRFAAPSTSTHTTAGRQSDVASPIRIKPERITKAQVKPPPVSVASVLPHSSAIPIITPRSEPPKQTNKFLETLTAEENQQLITNLNIKYDKMQKGWLQMDKDGQPVTKYKNKADRQAAIWKSKRRARKTKSLEHQKYSPVQMLFMKGFNLTSICRWFLETTETKSLVIVKKVNTRLPSETQLCFHSSSSASGTSQGVFPSLQAERLKKHLKKFAIASPVKSNPKSQKLIAKALEQEATAVKGKERRELPSTTETLTESHFSAAARAQIGESQKSSGKSKNPASARILRKYSNIREKMQGQQTNVRLKEEKRLVTTKSAAKSNLKQSLKAQKSALTVSKRMKESAAKMERRKTLSGKSTKHPVQQRAVKAQGSSRPPRDTPKKELPKRCSLRLGPPKISEHNPVDTLKSKVENKKQMEEEKVEVDKPAVNKVNAAKIQITESSQSTVAEIKGTENAVETPLQSVDVKVPASPDQVLTRSQRKMEAAVPLSGSPSHASKRPAKSMKIQNASPKSVRKAEEATLTRSGALKSPAKRSRAASLPRSATKSATKRGQTLLEAPAKRTRTSLLK from the exons ATGAAAT GTTTTGAGAGCATTCTCGAAGGTCTCTTTAGTCCAGAGCTGGTAGAAGACCTAAAATTATTTAAGG ACTTTGAACCCACAGCAGTGTCTGACTGGTCATTTGATGAAAATTGTCTATTCTGCTGTTTGAGACGAGACAAAGTAAAG GAACACTTAATTGGCTTAGGCATCGAGGGGCTTGAAGATACGCACAGACCTCTCCAGGTTAAAGATCAGACTGCAATCAGCAGACTAGAGAAACAAGCAGAGGAATTTCTCAATGCAGTTCTCTGCAGAAAAG ATGTGCCAAATTTCTCGGACCCACACATTCCAGTAGTGGCTCGAGAGATCCTTCAGAGAATGATCCGACAGTTTGCTGCCGAATATACCTCAAAAACCAGCTCTCCTCAGGAAAGTTGCTCAAGTTCCCAGCCTCCCCCTGACCAAAGCCTGTCGACCCCCCCCTTGCTCTCAGGggctcctccttctaccagCCCTGCTGCCACCCTGGCTGGGCCTGCACACAACCCTGTCCTCAGCAAGCTCCTCATGGCTGACCAGGATGCTCCTCTTGACCTCACCATCAAGAAGCCCCTGGCTGTGCCTAGTGACCAAG atggAGTTCTTGACTTATCTATCAAAAAGAATCGctctagcagcagcagcagcagcctgcctGTCCGTAGTCCCTGCCTTTCTCCAGCCACATCCACCGTCAAAGG TGAGTCTCCACACTTGGGTATTGCAAAGGCAAAAGACCTGCAGTCCACGTCCACACTGGAACAGTTCATGGCCAAACTCTGTCCCCACCACCAGAGACAGATAGTAGATGCCATAGGTTTTCTACAGACTGAGGTCAAAGCACTGGCATCTTCCAATACACAGCAAGACTCTACCTCGACCTCTGGGATCCAGGGAACTGCTTGTTCCACTGCAAAATCCAGCGCAGTCACGCCTGAGAAGTCATGCCCTGAGCTAAGGTTTCCCAATGAATCTACTCCCAAGTCAGAAGTCCAGGATATGTCCCATTTTATCCCAAGTAGCTGTGCAATGAAAAAAGTTCCAGAGAAAATATCTGTTACTGTTAGCCCTGCTTTGGATCTTCGCAGCCCTGGGTCAGGGACTAACCAGGCTTTGGTCAACCCCACTGCTAGTCCAGCGGATGCAGAGAACCGTCATGGTGATCATGCACCTCTTAAGATGAAAATCATGACCAGCAACGTTGCTGCTGGTAAGAAGCTGTCATGTGTGCTCAACGCCAACATTTCACTTCACCCTGAAACTGTGGAGGAAAGAGAGGGTAACTCAAATTCATCCAACAGAACAGAGGCTCACAGTGCTAGACTCTCCTCTGTGAAAAGACAAAATCAAGCTAGTCACACACATCAAGCTAGGCAGAGAGACACTCTCGGGCATGCCAAAGATACACCAGCAAAAGTGTTTTCAGTCCACATGACCATTCCTTCAGACTCTCCACGGACTGCCAGAAAGACTATCAAGGCATCCTCTGATCATCGGATCCGGGACTCTGCTTGTAGGGGAATGGTTGACCCTGATCTCGGCCACtgtgatattgtttttattgacaAACCAATCACTGAGTGTTTTAAGGAGCAGCAGCGTAGCATGATCCCACGTCGCAATGCACGAAAAAGCACCAGAGGGCATATGTATTCAGATGAAATCTGGGAGTTAAAAACTGTCCGTACATTGGCTGGGAGGGGCAACTGTCCCAATCCAATGCCAGAGTTGATCACATTGGTCACCccaaaacaaatgctttcaaagcCTGAAGGAGTACCACTTGTGGATATGCCTTTTGTCGGAGCATGCAGGGAGACCATGAATCAACAAATGTCCACAGAAGAGTCAGATGAGAATGTGGTACCAGGAACAGGAGATGTGGTGGAGGAAGCAGCCAGTGAAGTAGATGTTATAGTTGAAACTAGTCAGACGGATCAGTGTCAGAGCAAGGGGCAGTCTGTTCTTCCGTCTCCCATAAGGTACCCAACAGAGAACAAAGAAACAGATATGAACACAGATGTAGAACAGGATACTGCAGATACAGGGACACCAGCAGGAAGTGAAGAAAGTGTTGCTCAGGCTCCATTTGAAGCAGAAAAAGATAAAGCGCCTGAGGACATATGTGAAAGTGCCGAGCAAATAGTCGCAGAAACAGCCGAGGAACCATTAGAGAATATTACTGTAGAAGGTGGTGAGCCCCAGCTTTCATCAGATAAACTGCTCAACAGTGAACCTGTTCTCCAACAGAATAGCTCCCCATCACCGGTGAATCAAGTTGATGAAAGTAGAGAGGAAAATATAAGGGAGGAAATACACGATGAGCAACCTCAGGAACTTCAAACACAGATGCACAATGGTAACTTTGAAGTGTCAGAAAACTCAAATACCACAGGTTCAgcaggggagaaagagagagagccagaaataaaaacatctgaagCAGTTGACCCTATTATGCCTTTAGAGacagaagatgatgatgatgactatgaCTTGTCCTCTAAGACACTTGACGCACTCTTGAAGGAATTACCCCCTTGGCGTAGAAAAAGAGGTACTGTAATTTCGCTGCCAAAGCGGTTAAGACAAACCCAATCACAGGTAGTGGGTTATGTTAATGGTAGACCCGTATCAGCCTCGGACAGAAGTCTGCGGCGCAGGTCAAGTAACAGCACCACGTCACCTAATAACACCCCTGTGAAATCTAGTCAGAATGTATCCAATAAGACTTCTCTTGATTCAGCTGTTGATACGACTTTTGAAAAAAACTATTTGGAGAATCTTCtacctgaaacacacatgcCTGTAAAATCTAATGAGACTACTCCTGTGATTCAGCAGATGAAAGAGCCATCTTCTGCCACAGTTGAGACTATTCCTGTGATTCAGCAGGTGAAAGAGCCATCTTCACCATCAAGGCCAACATCTAAATTTCCCGCAAGGaccaaacaaatccagaaacaAAAGAGAGTTCAGAGAGATCAGGGTGGTTTGCCTGTCGTCTCTGATCAGCCTGTTGATGATCTTCAGAATACTGAGCCCAAACGGCAACTTAGATCAGCCGGCCAGAGGCCAGCTGGAACTCCAGCATCACCACCCAGATCAAATGCTGTCACTTATATTTCATCTCCAAAACCTACTGCTATCCATGTTCTTCCATCTACAGAGCACCTCCCCTCCCTTCCCCTTCCTTCTCCGTCCCCTGTTACCTCTTCTCCTCTAATCATGTCATCTCCCCATTCATCCTCTGCACAGCCCCAACAGAACACAGTCCCAGAGACAACCGTGGAGTTAAACATTGGAAATACTCAGCCAGTAAAGACCACCTctgaagaaacacaaaaagggGATAGTAGATTGCAGGCCAAACAGAAACTAAGGTCTGCAAAGGCTTTAGTAGATGACAGTAAGAATGAAAAACAGCAACTTAGCGGTGAGGAATCAAGTCCATTAGAAAATCAAAGTCctgtaaaaactgaaatgcAAACACAGGTTATCCCATTAAGAAGTAAGCGGGGTCTCCGAAAGGAGGAAGAAGCAAGTGATGTTGCTTTGCCACAGAAGCCAAATGTAGCGTCTTCAGTAGACAGGTCTGCAAGTAGAGATGACAGCAGTTCTTCCATATCAGACAAACCCACAAGAATGCCATTAAGGAGTGAAAGCAGTAAGCCTGAAATGTGCCACCAGTCTGTTACTCAGTCAACCCCAGTGGACAGCAAGAAACTAGCTTTGAGATCACAGAGATTCGCTGCACCTTCTACCAGCACTCATACTACAGCTGGAAGACAGAGTGATGTAGCTTCCCCTATCAGAATAAAGCCAGAAAGAATAACTAAAGCTCAGGTGAAGCCCCCTCCAGTGTCTGTTGCATCGGTGTTGCCCCACAGCTCAGCCATCCCCATCATTACACCAAGATCTGAGCCCccaaaacaaactaacaaattTTTGGAGACCTTGACTGCAGAAGAAAACCAGCAACTAATTACAAATCTGAACATTAAGTATGATAAAATGCAAAAAGGTTGGTTGCAAATGGACAAAGATGGTCAGCCAgtgacaaaatacaaaaataaagcagacaggcaggcagcgATATGGAAAAGTAAACGCAGGGCGCGGAAAACAAAGTCTTTAGAGCACCAGAAATACTCACCAGTCCAAATGCTCTTCATGAAAGGTTTTAATCTCACCAGTATCTGTCGTTGGTTCCttgaaacaacagaaacaaagtcCCTTGTCATTGTCAAGAAGGTGAATACACGTCTTCCATCAGAAACTCAGCTGTGCTTCCACAGCTCATCTAGTGCTTCAGGGACATCTCAGGGGGTATTTCCAAGCCTACAGGCAGAGCGCTTaaagaaacatttgaaaaagtTTGCCATCGCCTCTCCTGTAAAGAGCAACCCCAAAAGTCAGAAACTGATTGCTAAAGCACTGGAGCAAGAGGCAACTGCAGTcaaagggaaagagaggagagaactTCCCAGTACTACTGAGACGTTGACTGAGTCACACTTCTCTGCCGCAGCCCGTGCACAGATAGGTGAATCCCAGAAATCCTCTGGTAAGTCAAAGAATCCAGCAAGTGCAAGGATCTTGAGGAAATACTCTAATATTCGAGAGAAGATGCAGGGTCAGCAAACCAATGTTAGActgaaagaggagaaaagactGGTTACTACAAAGTCTGCCGCTAAGTCAAACTTGAAGCAATCTCTAAAGGCACAGAAATCAGCCCTAACGGTCAGTAAACGAATGAAAGAGTCCGCAGCAAAAATGGAAAGAAGGAAAACATTGTCTGGAAAATCTACAAAGCATCCTGTTCAACAGAGGGCAGTCAAGGCTCAGGGCAGTAGTAGACCTCCAAGAGATACACCTAAAAAAGAGTTGCCAAAGAGATGTTCTCTACGACTGGGGCCACCTAAAATATCTGAACACAATCCTGTCGACACACTTAAAAGCAAGGTcgagaataaaaaacaaatggaagAAGAGAAGGTAGAGGTGGATAAACCTGCTGTGAATAAAGTGAATGCTGCAAAGATCCAAATAACGGAGTCTTCACAAAGCACAGTGGCTGAAATCAAAGGTACCGAGAATGCTGTCGAGACCCCGCTGCAGAGCGTGGATGTCAAGGTGCCCGCCTCACCTGACCAGGTATTAACAAGATCCCAGAGAAAAATGGAGGCGGCAGTCCCTTTGAGTGGGAGCCCCAGTCATGCTTCAAAGCGGCCCGCAAAGTccatgaaaatacaaaatgcatCTCCTAAATCAGTCAGGAAAGCTGAGGAAGCCACTCTGACAAGAAGTGGGGCTTTAAAGTCCCCTGCAAAGAGAAGTCGGGCAGCCTCGTTGCCACGCAGTGCAACAAAATCGGCAACCAAGAGAGGGCAGACGCTTTTAGAGGCCCCGGCTAAGCGCACCAGGACATcacttttaaagtaa
- the wu:fc17b08 gene encoding mucin-17 isoform X1 → MASQCKRQQCTLDRHGFRQELDSWRHKLIHCVGFESILEGLFSPELVEDLKLFKDFEPTAVSDWSFDENCLFCCLRRDKVKEHLIGLGIEGLEDTHRPLQVKDQTAISRLEKQAEEFLNAVLCRKDVPNFSDPHIPVVAREILQRMIRQFAAEYTSKTSSPQESCSSSQPPPDQSLSTPPLLSGAPPSTSPAATLAGPAHNPVLSKLLMADQDAPLDLTIKKPLAVPSDQDGVLDLSIKKNRSSSSSSSLPVRSPCLSPATSTVKGESPHLGIAKAKDLQSTSTLEQFMAKLCPHHQRQIVDAIGFLQTEVKALASSNTQQDSTSTSGIQGTACSTAKSSAVTPEKSCPELRFPNESTPKSEVQDMSHFIPSSCAMKKVPEKISVTVSPALDLRSPGSGTNQALVNPTASPADAENRHGDHAPLKMKIMTSNVAAGKKLSCVLNANISLHPETVEEREGNSNSSNRTEAHSARLSSVKRQNQASHTHQARQRDTLGHAKDTPAKVFSVHMTIPSDSPRTARKTIKASSDHRIRDSACRGMVDPDLGHCDIVFIDKPITECFKEQQRSMIPRRNARKSTRGHMYSDEIWELKTVRTLAGRGNCPNPMPELITLVTPKQMLSKPEGVPLVDMPFVGACRETMNQQMSTEESDENVVPGTGDVVEEAASEVDVIVETSQTDQCQSKGQSVLPSPIRYPTENKETDMNTDVEQDTADTGTPAGSEESVAQAPFEAEKDKAPEDICESAEQIVAETAEEPLENITVEGGEPQLSSDKLLNSEPVLQQNSSPSPVNQVDESREENIREEIHDEQPQELQTQMHNGNFEVSENSNTTGSAGEKEREPEIKTSEAVDPIMPLETEDDDDDYDLSSKTLDALLKELPPWRRKRGTVISLPKRLRQTQSQVVGYVNGRPVSASDRSLRRRSSNSTTSPNNTPVKSSQNVSNKTSLDSAVDTTFEKNYLENLLPETHMPVKSNETTPVIQQMKEPSSATVETIPVIQQVKEPSSPSRPTSKFPARTKQIQKQKRVQRDQGGLPVVSDQPVDDLQNTEPKRQLRSAGQRPAGTPASPPRSNAVTYISSPKPTAIHVLPSTEHLPSLPLPSPSPVTSSPLIMSSPHSSSAQPQQNTVPETTVELNIGNTQPVKTTSEETQKGDSRLQAKQKLRSAKALVDDSKNEKQQLSGEESSPLENQSPVKTEMQTQVIPLRSKRGLRKEEEASDVALPQKPNVASSVDRSASRDDSSSSISDKPTRMPLRSESSKPEMCHQSVTQSTPVDSKKLALRSQRFAAPSTSTHTTAGRQSDVASPIRIKPERITKAQVKPPPVSVASVLPHSSAIPIITPRSEPPKQTNKFLETLTAEENQQLITNLNIKYDKMQKGWLQMDKDGQPVTKYKNKADRQAAIWKSKRRARKTKSLEHQKYSPVQMLFMKGFNLTSICRWFLETTETKSLVIVKKVNTRLPSETQLCFHSSSSASGTSQGVFPSLQAERLKKHLKKFAIASPVKSNPKSQKLIAKALEQEATAVKGKERRELPSTTETLTESHFSAAARAQIGESQKSSGKSKNPASARILRKYSNIREKMQGQQTNVRLKEEKRLVTTKSAAKSNLKQSLKAQKSALTVSKRMKESAAKMERRKTLSGKSTKHPVQQRAVKAQGSSRPPRDTPKKELPKRCSLRLGPPKISEHNPVDTLKSKVENKKQMEEEKVEVDKPAVNKVNAAKIQITESSQSTVAEIKGTENAVETPLQSVDVKVPASPDQVLTRSQRKMEAAVPLSGSPSHASKRPAKSMKIQNASPKSVRKAEEATLTRSGALKSPAKRSRAASLPRSATKSATKRGQTLLEAPAKRTRTSLLK, encoded by the exons GTTTTGAGAGCATTCTCGAAGGTCTCTTTAGTCCAGAGCTGGTAGAAGACCTAAAATTATTTAAGG ACTTTGAACCCACAGCAGTGTCTGACTGGTCATTTGATGAAAATTGTCTATTCTGCTGTTTGAGACGAGACAAAGTAAAG GAACACTTAATTGGCTTAGGCATCGAGGGGCTTGAAGATACGCACAGACCTCTCCAGGTTAAAGATCAGACTGCAATCAGCAGACTAGAGAAACAAGCAGAGGAATTTCTCAATGCAGTTCTCTGCAGAAAAG ATGTGCCAAATTTCTCGGACCCACACATTCCAGTAGTGGCTCGAGAGATCCTTCAGAGAATGATCCGACAGTTTGCTGCCGAATATACCTCAAAAACCAGCTCTCCTCAGGAAAGTTGCTCAAGTTCCCAGCCTCCCCCTGACCAAAGCCTGTCGACCCCCCCCTTGCTCTCAGGggctcctccttctaccagCCCTGCTGCCACCCTGGCTGGGCCTGCACACAACCCTGTCCTCAGCAAGCTCCTCATGGCTGACCAGGATGCTCCTCTTGACCTCACCATCAAGAAGCCCCTGGCTGTGCCTAGTGACCAAG atggAGTTCTTGACTTATCTATCAAAAAGAATCGctctagcagcagcagcagcagcctgcctGTCCGTAGTCCCTGCCTTTCTCCAGCCACATCCACCGTCAAAGG TGAGTCTCCACACTTGGGTATTGCAAAGGCAAAAGACCTGCAGTCCACGTCCACACTGGAACAGTTCATGGCCAAACTCTGTCCCCACCACCAGAGACAGATAGTAGATGCCATAGGTTTTCTACAGACTGAGGTCAAAGCACTGGCATCTTCCAATACACAGCAAGACTCTACCTCGACCTCTGGGATCCAGGGAACTGCTTGTTCCACTGCAAAATCCAGCGCAGTCACGCCTGAGAAGTCATGCCCTGAGCTAAGGTTTCCCAATGAATCTACTCCCAAGTCAGAAGTCCAGGATATGTCCCATTTTATCCCAAGTAGCTGTGCAATGAAAAAAGTTCCAGAGAAAATATCTGTTACTGTTAGCCCTGCTTTGGATCTTCGCAGCCCTGGGTCAGGGACTAACCAGGCTTTGGTCAACCCCACTGCTAGTCCAGCGGATGCAGAGAACCGTCATGGTGATCATGCACCTCTTAAGATGAAAATCATGACCAGCAACGTTGCTGCTGGTAAGAAGCTGTCATGTGTGCTCAACGCCAACATTTCACTTCACCCTGAAACTGTGGAGGAAAGAGAGGGTAACTCAAATTCATCCAACAGAACAGAGGCTCACAGTGCTAGACTCTCCTCTGTGAAAAGACAAAATCAAGCTAGTCACACACATCAAGCTAGGCAGAGAGACACTCTCGGGCATGCCAAAGATACACCAGCAAAAGTGTTTTCAGTCCACATGACCATTCCTTCAGACTCTCCACGGACTGCCAGAAAGACTATCAAGGCATCCTCTGATCATCGGATCCGGGACTCTGCTTGTAGGGGAATGGTTGACCCTGATCTCGGCCACtgtgatattgtttttattgacaAACCAATCACTGAGTGTTTTAAGGAGCAGCAGCGTAGCATGATCCCACGTCGCAATGCACGAAAAAGCACCAGAGGGCATATGTATTCAGATGAAATCTGGGAGTTAAAAACTGTCCGTACATTGGCTGGGAGGGGCAACTGTCCCAATCCAATGCCAGAGTTGATCACATTGGTCACCccaaaacaaatgctttcaaagcCTGAAGGAGTACCACTTGTGGATATGCCTTTTGTCGGAGCATGCAGGGAGACCATGAATCAACAAATGTCCACAGAAGAGTCAGATGAGAATGTGGTACCAGGAACAGGAGATGTGGTGGAGGAAGCAGCCAGTGAAGTAGATGTTATAGTTGAAACTAGTCAGACGGATCAGTGTCAGAGCAAGGGGCAGTCTGTTCTTCCGTCTCCCATAAGGTACCCAACAGAGAACAAAGAAACAGATATGAACACAGATGTAGAACAGGATACTGCAGATACAGGGACACCAGCAGGAAGTGAAGAAAGTGTTGCTCAGGCTCCATTTGAAGCAGAAAAAGATAAAGCGCCTGAGGACATATGTGAAAGTGCCGAGCAAATAGTCGCAGAAACAGCCGAGGAACCATTAGAGAATATTACTGTAGAAGGTGGTGAGCCCCAGCTTTCATCAGATAAACTGCTCAACAGTGAACCTGTTCTCCAACAGAATAGCTCCCCATCACCGGTGAATCAAGTTGATGAAAGTAGAGAGGAAAATATAAGGGAGGAAATACACGATGAGCAACCTCAGGAACTTCAAACACAGATGCACAATGGTAACTTTGAAGTGTCAGAAAACTCAAATACCACAGGTTCAgcaggggagaaagagagagagccagaaataaaaacatctgaagCAGTTGACCCTATTATGCCTTTAGAGacagaagatgatgatgatgactatgaCTTGTCCTCTAAGACACTTGACGCACTCTTGAAGGAATTACCCCCTTGGCGTAGAAAAAGAGGTACTGTAATTTCGCTGCCAAAGCGGTTAAGACAAACCCAATCACAGGTAGTGGGTTATGTTAATGGTAGACCCGTATCAGCCTCGGACAGAAGTCTGCGGCGCAGGTCAAGTAACAGCACCACGTCACCTAATAACACCCCTGTGAAATCTAGTCAGAATGTATCCAATAAGACTTCTCTTGATTCAGCTGTTGATACGACTTTTGAAAAAAACTATTTGGAGAATCTTCtacctgaaacacacatgcCTGTAAAATCTAATGAGACTACTCCTGTGATTCAGCAGATGAAAGAGCCATCTTCTGCCACAGTTGAGACTATTCCTGTGATTCAGCAGGTGAAAGAGCCATCTTCACCATCAAGGCCAACATCTAAATTTCCCGCAAGGaccaaacaaatccagaaacaAAAGAGAGTTCAGAGAGATCAGGGTGGTTTGCCTGTCGTCTCTGATCAGCCTGTTGATGATCTTCAGAATACTGAGCCCAAACGGCAACTTAGATCAGCCGGCCAGAGGCCAGCTGGAACTCCAGCATCACCACCCAGATCAAATGCTGTCACTTATATTTCATCTCCAAAACCTACTGCTATCCATGTTCTTCCATCTACAGAGCACCTCCCCTCCCTTCCCCTTCCTTCTCCGTCCCCTGTTACCTCTTCTCCTCTAATCATGTCATCTCCCCATTCATCCTCTGCACAGCCCCAACAGAACACAGTCCCAGAGACAACCGTGGAGTTAAACATTGGAAATACTCAGCCAGTAAAGACCACCTctgaagaaacacaaaaagggGATAGTAGATTGCAGGCCAAACAGAAACTAAGGTCTGCAAAGGCTTTAGTAGATGACAGTAAGAATGAAAAACAGCAACTTAGCGGTGAGGAATCAAGTCCATTAGAAAATCAAAGTCctgtaaaaactgaaatgcAAACACAGGTTATCCCATTAAGAAGTAAGCGGGGTCTCCGAAAGGAGGAAGAAGCAAGTGATGTTGCTTTGCCACAGAAGCCAAATGTAGCGTCTTCAGTAGACAGGTCTGCAAGTAGAGATGACAGCAGTTCTTCCATATCAGACAAACCCACAAGAATGCCATTAAGGAGTGAAAGCAGTAAGCCTGAAATGTGCCACCAGTCTGTTACTCAGTCAACCCCAGTGGACAGCAAGAAACTAGCTTTGAGATCACAGAGATTCGCTGCACCTTCTACCAGCACTCATACTACAGCTGGAAGACAGAGTGATGTAGCTTCCCCTATCAGAATAAAGCCAGAAAGAATAACTAAAGCTCAGGTGAAGCCCCCTCCAGTGTCTGTTGCATCGGTGTTGCCCCACAGCTCAGCCATCCCCATCATTACACCAAGATCTGAGCCCccaaaacaaactaacaaattTTTGGAGACCTTGACTGCAGAAGAAAACCAGCAACTAATTACAAATCTGAACATTAAGTATGATAAAATGCAAAAAGGTTGGTTGCAAATGGACAAAGATGGTCAGCCAgtgacaaaatacaaaaataaagcagacaggcaggcagcgATATGGAAAAGTAAACGCAGGGCGCGGAAAACAAAGTCTTTAGAGCACCAGAAATACTCACCAGTCCAAATGCTCTTCATGAAAGGTTTTAATCTCACCAGTATCTGTCGTTGGTTCCttgaaacaacagaaacaaagtcCCTTGTCATTGTCAAGAAGGTGAATACACGTCTTCCATCAGAAACTCAGCTGTGCTTCCACAGCTCATCTAGTGCTTCAGGGACATCTCAGGGGGTATTTCCAAGCCTACAGGCAGAGCGCTTaaagaaacatttgaaaaagtTTGCCATCGCCTCTCCTGTAAAGAGCAACCCCAAAAGTCAGAAACTGATTGCTAAAGCACTGGAGCAAGAGGCAACTGCAGTcaaagggaaagagaggagagaactTCCCAGTACTACTGAGACGTTGACTGAGTCACACTTCTCTGCCGCAGCCCGTGCACAGATAGGTGAATCCCAGAAATCCTCTGGTAAGTCAAAGAATCCAGCAAGTGCAAGGATCTTGAGGAAATACTCTAATATTCGAGAGAAGATGCAGGGTCAGCAAACCAATGTTAGActgaaagaggagaaaagactGGTTACTACAAAGTCTGCCGCTAAGTCAAACTTGAAGCAATCTCTAAAGGCACAGAAATCAGCCCTAACGGTCAGTAAACGAATGAAAGAGTCCGCAGCAAAAATGGAAAGAAGGAAAACATTGTCTGGAAAATCTACAAAGCATCCTGTTCAACAGAGGGCAGTCAAGGCTCAGGGCAGTAGTAGACCTCCAAGAGATACACCTAAAAAAGAGTTGCCAAAGAGATGTTCTCTACGACTGGGGCCACCTAAAATATCTGAACACAATCCTGTCGACACACTTAAAAGCAAGGTcgagaataaaaaacaaatggaagAAGAGAAGGTAGAGGTGGATAAACCTGCTGTGAATAAAGTGAATGCTGCAAAGATCCAAATAACGGAGTCTTCACAAAGCACAGTGGCTGAAATCAAAGGTACCGAGAATGCTGTCGAGACCCCGCTGCAGAGCGTGGATGTCAAGGTGCCCGCCTCACCTGACCAGGTATTAACAAGATCCCAGAGAAAAATGGAGGCGGCAGTCCCTTTGAGTGGGAGCCCCAGTCATGCTTCAAAGCGGCCCGCAAAGTccatgaaaatacaaaatgcatCTCCTAAATCAGTCAGGAAAGCTGAGGAAGCCACTCTGACAAGAAGTGGGGCTTTAAAGTCCCCTGCAAAGAGAAGTCGGGCAGCCTCGTTGCCACGCAGTGCAACAAAATCGGCAACCAAGAGAGGGCAGACGCTTTTAGAGGCCCCGGCTAAGCGCACCAGGACATcacttttaaagtaa